The Anaerobaca lacustris genome has a window encoding:
- a CDS encoding PQQ-binding-like beta-propeller repeat protein, whose product MKRLCFLEDRRRLVGIVALLVAGGHFFIGPSSTAAEQASPRDGLIASPEPDWPQWRGPRRDGISEETGLLTQWPEGGPKRLWTIDGLGKGWSSPIIVRDRFYITGDVGEDLVIFAFGLDGTPLWRTTNGAYWRNPYPGARASCTFSEGRLYHMNAHGRVACLDAASGSELWAVDILERFEGKNITWALSECVLADGPHVIVTVSGKKALMAALDKGTGRTVWTTPPLEDAVSHSSPILVRHGGRRQIINCSAATGFGVDADTGELLWTVPVKNRYGTNVSPPVYDSGRVFFMTPYDSLGRQYQLSGDRAVLTWKSFIDSVTGGGLLVDGVLYAAGYTRPKWWFGFDWNTGETRYEMEAFTTGAAIYADGRLYLLDEQGNVGLIRPTPDGLDIVGRFSLTGERLRDAWAHPVLLDGRLYLRYHDTLSCYDVRQP is encoded by the coding sequence ATGAAACGGTTATGTTTCCTCGAAGACAGACGCCGGTTGGTGGGCATCGTCGCGCTGCTCGTGGCGGGCGGCCACTTCTTCATCGGGCCGTCTTCGACCGCCGCCGAACAGGCCTCACCCAGGGACGGCCTGATCGCATCGCCCGAGCCGGACTGGCCTCAGTGGCGAGGCCCGCGCCGGGACGGCATCTCCGAAGAGACGGGCCTGCTGACGCAGTGGCCTGAAGGCGGGCCAAAGCGTCTCTGGACCATCGATGGGCTCGGCAAAGGCTGGTCCAGCCCGATCATCGTGCGCGATCGCTTCTACATCACCGGCGACGTGGGCGAGGACCTCGTGATCTTTGCCTTCGGCCTCGACGGCACGCCGCTGTGGCGCACCACGAACGGCGCCTACTGGAGGAACCCCTACCCCGGCGCCCGCGCGAGCTGCACATTCAGCGAGGGCCGTCTGTACCATATGAACGCCCACGGCCGGGTCGCGTGCCTCGACGCCGCTTCCGGCAGCGAACTCTGGGCAGTAGACATCCTGGAGCGGTTCGAGGGCAAGAACATCACGTGGGCACTGAGCGAGTGCGTGCTCGCCGACGGCCCGCACGTCATCGTCACCGTCAGCGGCAAGAAAGCCCTGATGGCCGCACTGGACAAGGGAACCGGCCGGACCGTCTGGACCACCCCACCGCTCGAAGACGCCGTCTCACACAGCTCACCGATCCTGGTGCGCCACGGCGGACGCAGGCAGATCATCAACTGCTCAGCCGCCACCGGTTTCGGCGTCGATGCCGACACGGGCGAGTTGCTCTGGACCGTGCCGGTGAAGAATCGCTATGGCACGAACGTCTCGCCCCCCGTCTACGACTCCGGTCGCGTCTTCTTCATGACGCCCTATGATTCGCTGGGCCGCCAGTACCAACTCTCCGGGGATCGAGCGGTATTGACCTGGAAGTCCTTTATCGACTCCGTCACCGGCGGCGGCCTCCTCGTCGACGGGGTCCTCTACGCCGCCGGCTACACCCGGCCCAAGTGGTGGTTCGGGTTCGACTGGAACACGGGCGAGACGAGATACGAGATGGAGGCCTTCACCACGGGCGCCGCCATCTACGCCGATGGAAGGCTCTACCTCCTCGACGAGCAAGGCAACGTCGGCCTGATCCGACCAACACCCGACGGCCTCGACATCGTCGGGCGGTTCAGCCTGACCGGGGAGCGTCTCCGCGACGCCTGGGCCCATCCGGTTCTGCTCGACGGCCGGCTCTACCTGCGCTATCACGACACACTGTCGTGCTACGACGTGCGACAGCCGTGA
- a CDS encoding SGNH/GDSL hydrolase family protein, with the protein MKTGRIALLFCLCICLQTFGDELPLTPAVECHPRDGLPNVLAKLQAAQHVRIAYLGGSITAQAGWRPKTLAWFAEQFPQAKVGEINAAIGGTGSDLGVFRLEHDVLVHKPDLLFVEFAVNDGGAPPEQIYRCMEGIVRQTWRSDPATDICFVYTLTGNMLQTLQEGRLPRSASAMEKIAEHYGIPTIHMGVEVARLEKEGKLIFQGPKPATEQQKAALGEKVLFSPDAVHPYTDTGHQLYLDAVVRSMAKIRDAGKPGPHPLGDPFIADNWEKAKMIPLSRAGLSEGWTRLDPQTDAMAKRFSDRLPEVWKADKPGESIRFGVRGSVVRIYDLVGPDCGQITIQVDDEPAYVQPRFDAYCTYHRLSCLTVGKDMDASEHEITLTIHPEQPDKARILSQRNETMHDPKRFDGTAWYAGAILVLGDLLD; encoded by the coding sequence ATGAAGACCGGTCGGATCGCCCTGCTGTTCTGTCTGTGCATCTGCCTGCAAACCTTCGGCGACGAGCTGCCGTTGACGCCGGCGGTTGAATGCCACCCGCGCGACGGCCTTCCCAACGTGCTGGCAAAGCTCCAGGCCGCCCAGCACGTGCGAATCGCCTATCTCGGCGGAAGCATCACGGCCCAGGCGGGCTGGCGACCCAAGACGTTGGCGTGGTTTGCCGAGCAGTTCCCCCAGGCCAAGGTCGGTGAGATCAACGCCGCCATCGGTGGGACCGGCTCGGACCTCGGCGTGTTCCGACTCGAACACGATGTGCTGGTCCACAAGCCCGACCTGCTGTTCGTGGAGTTCGCCGTCAACGACGGCGGCGCGCCGCCCGAGCAGATCTATCGCTGCATGGAAGGCATCGTCCGGCAGACCTGGAGGAGTGATCCGGCCACGGACATCTGCTTCGTCTATACCCTCACCGGCAACATGCTGCAGACGCTCCAGGAAGGCCGGCTCCCACGCTCGGCCAGTGCGATGGAGAAGATTGCCGAGCACTATGGCATCCCCACGATCCACATGGGCGTGGAAGTGGCACGACTGGAGAAGGAAGGCAAATTGATCTTCCAGGGCCCGAAGCCTGCGACCGAACAGCAGAAGGCGGCCTTGGGCGAGAAGGTTCTGTTCTCGCCCGACGCGGTCCATCCTTACACCGACACGGGACATCAGCTCTATCTCGATGCAGTCGTCCGCTCGATGGCCAAGATTCGAGACGCAGGCAAACCCGGGCCGCACCCGCTGGGCGATCCGTTTATCGCCGACAACTGGGAGAAGGCCAAAATGATCCCCTTAAGCCGGGCCGGACTCAGCGAGGGTTGGACGAGGCTGGATCCCCAGACCGACGCAATGGCCAAGCGGTTCAGCGACAGACTGCCGGAGGTGTGGAAGGCCGACAAGCCCGGCGAGTCGATCCGGTTCGGCGTTCGCGGCAGCGTCGTCCGCATCTACGATCTGGTGGGCCCCGATTGCGGACAGATCACAATCCAGGTGGATGACGAACCCGCCTATGTGCAACCGCGTTTCGACGCCTACTGCACGTACCACCGGCTCAGTTGCCTGACCGTTGGCAAAGACATGGACGCGAGTGAACACGAAATCACCCTGACGATCCATCCTGAGCAGCCGGACAAGGCCAGAATTCTCAGCCAGCGAAACGAGACGATGCACGACCCGAAGCGCTTTGACGGAACGGCCTGGTACGCCGGAGCTATCCTGGTCCTGGGCGACTTGCTGGACTGA
- a CDS encoding sugar porter family MFS transporter produces MKKGLLLRSAIVAALGGLLFGFDTAVISGAEQTLQELFAGTYDSLAAGMSAFGFMGKPGFWHGCTTASALIGTILGAWLSSKPSDAFGRRKTLSLLAVLYFVSAVGSAFAWDWWSFVIARFLGGLAVGGSSVVGPIYIAEISPARSRGRLVALFQFNIVFGILLAFLSNYIIGTLNLGDIEWRWMFGVEAFPAVAFFFLLLGNPRSPRWLMAQGRPDEARGILERLGADDVALEMQEIQKSIELAHHSIGEPFFRKIYLKPILLAFLIAAFNQLSGINALLYYSTRIFELAGASADFARLQSVIVGATNLVFTMLAIAIIDHFGRKKLMLVGSLGYILSLGTVAWAFHTERGGAIVLGCFLLFIASHAFGQGAVIWVFISEIFPTQVRAKGQALGSFTHWFMCAAISWTFPMLVGRPDAPGASQAGARVFAFYAGMMVLQLIWVIAMMPETKGVPLEKIQKELGIE; encoded by the coding sequence ATGAAGAAGGGACTGTTGCTCAGAAGTGCCATTGTGGCCGCTCTCGGGGGCTTGCTGTTCGGTTTTGACACCGCCGTGATCTCGGGCGCCGAGCAGACGCTGCAGGAGCTGTTCGCCGGGACGTATGACTCGCTGGCGGCCGGTATGAGCGCCTTTGGATTCATGGGCAAGCCGGGCTTCTGGCATGGATGCACCACCGCCAGCGCCCTGATCGGCACGATCCTCGGCGCATGGCTGAGCAGCAAACCGTCGGACGCCTTCGGCCGCCGCAAGACGCTGTCGCTGTTGGCGGTGCTGTATTTCGTCTCGGCTGTCGGCAGCGCCTTCGCGTGGGACTGGTGGTCGTTCGTGATCGCGCGGTTCCTGGGCGGATTGGCGGTCGGCGGTTCGTCGGTCGTCGGTCCGATCTACATCGCGGAGATCTCCCCGGCCCGCAGCCGGGGCCGGCTGGTGGCCCTGTTCCAGTTCAACATCGTCTTCGGCATCCTGCTGGCCTTCTTGTCCAACTACATCATCGGCACCCTGAACCTCGGTGACATCGAATGGCGATGGATGTTCGGTGTCGAGGCCTTCCCGGCGGTGGCGTTCTTCTTCCTGCTGCTGGGCAACCCGCGGAGCCCCCGCTGGCTGATGGCCCAGGGCCGCCCCGACGAGGCGCGCGGCATCCTGGAGCGACTCGGTGCCGACGATGTGGCCCTGGAGATGCAGGAGATCCAGAAATCCATCGAGCTGGCCCACCACAGCATCGGCGAGCCCTTCTTTCGAAAGATCTACCTGAAGCCCATCCTGCTGGCGTTTCTGATCGCGGCGTTCAACCAGCTTTCCGGGATCAACGCGCTGCTCTACTACTCGACGCGGATCTTCGAGCTGGCCGGGGCCAGCGCCGATTTCGCGCGTCTGCAAAGCGTGATCGTCGGCGCGACGAATCTGGTCTTCACGATGCTGGCCATCGCGATCATCGACCACTTCGGCCGCAAGAAGCTCATGCTCGTCGGCTCGCTGGGCTATATCCTCAGCCTCGGCACCGTAGCGTGGGCGTTTCACACCGAGCGGGGCGGGGCCATCGTTCTGGGATGCTTCCTGCTGTTCATCGCGTCCCATGCCTTCGGGCAGGGCGCGGTCATCTGGGTGTTCATCAGCGAGATCTTCCCGACGCAGGTCCGCGCCAAGGGCCAGGCGCTGGGCTCGTTCACGCACTGGTTCATGTGTGCGGCGATCTCGTGGACCTTCCCCATGCTGGTGGGCCGCCCGGACGCCCCCGGCGCCAGTCAGGCGGGGGCGCGCGTCTTCGCCTTCTACGCCGGCATGATGGTGCTCCAATTGATCTGGGTGATCGCGATGATGCCCGAGACCAAAGGCGTGCCGCTGGAGAAGATCCAGAAGGAACTCGGCATCGAATAG
- a CDS encoding HAD family hydrolase — protein sequence MPETAIDALVFDLDDTLVVEKDSADAAFGAACQLAARRCGLDPAALHSAVRETCRDLWHHHSPARTYAAEVGISSWEALWSRFEGEHADLALLRNWAPRYRRDSWLGALRLHGVDDEDLATELANAFVTHRRARHVVYDDVRPALERLRGGCRLALLTNGASDLQREKVAGAGLTPYFDEVLVAADIGVAKPDPRIFQTLLARLKVHPTAAVMLGDSQSRDIQGAWAVGMKAVWVNRTGIPRRDGVVCDLEVTSLAECIEWIATRTVVR from the coding sequence ATGCCTGAAACCGCGATCGACGCACTGGTGTTCGACCTCGACGATACCCTGGTGGTGGAGAAGGACTCGGCCGATGCCGCCTTTGGGGCAGCATGCCAACTGGCCGCCAGGCGGTGCGGCCTTGACCCGGCTGCCCTGCACTCTGCCGTACGAGAGACGTGCCGCGATCTCTGGCACCATCACAGCCCCGCCCGCACCTATGCCGCCGAGGTGGGCATCAGTTCGTGGGAGGCCCTCTGGTCGCGCTTCGAAGGCGAGCACGCAGACCTCGCCCTGTTGCGCAACTGGGCGCCGAGATACCGGCGGGATTCGTGGCTGGGGGCCCTGCGTCTCCATGGCGTCGACGATGAGGACCTGGCTACCGAACTGGCGAACGCCTTCGTCACGCACCGACGCGCGCGTCACGTCGTGTACGACGACGTCCGCCCTGCCCTGGAGCGACTGCGAGGGGGATGCCGCCTGGCCCTGCTGACCAACGGCGCCTCGGACCTCCAGCGGGAGAAGGTCGCCGGGGCGGGCCTGACCCCCTACTTCGACGAGGTCCTTGTCGCGGCGGACATCGGCGTAGCGAAGCCGGACCCACGCATCTTCCAGACTCTGCTCGCCCGCCTGAAGGTCCATCCGACCGCCGCCGTGATGCTCGGCGACAGCCAGAGCAGGGACATCCAGGGCGCCTGGGCCGTCGGCATGAAGGCCGTCTGGGTCAACCGCACGGGCATACCCCGCCGTGACGGCGTCGTCTGCGACCTCGAAGTGACCAGCCTCGCCGAATGCATCGAATGGATCGCCACCAGGACCGTTGTGCGTTGA
- a CDS encoding SPOR domain-containing protein: protein MFLDSLLILWLLLTGMQRPDAPAVADVRPHYTVQIQSAPAARKNRVLQTYEDLKAKGHLVYCRSAYVGEQFYVRLRTGFFWDRDQARAHLEALRESEGFDGFVTQANLAVTSFGEDFDIVTTPNDLWFRSGTALRPLYHFDTDAVAATCSAVAICPAGRAIAFACDNKILRIDLQDDSVTVLKQGQDEDALFKSLLAWSPDGRHLAYLDRAGWELPSRLRIMRSDGSGDRCLAGDASGRTRVKSLQWHPRKEELFYVSGPTHGTVSVGGSLYRVDLHGRRKVIAPASATDRTEVHGDFHIADDEIHYRLAHFDRDYQAIEYTMHRAPLDP from the coding sequence GTGTTCCTCGATTCACTCCTGATCCTCTGGCTGCTCCTGACAGGCATGCAGCGTCCGGACGCCCCAGCGGTGGCGGATGTTCGGCCGCACTACACCGTCCAGATTCAGTCGGCCCCGGCCGCCCGGAAGAACCGCGTGCTCCAGACGTACGAGGATCTGAAGGCCAAGGGCCATCTCGTCTATTGCCGCAGCGCGTACGTCGGCGAGCAATTCTACGTCCGGCTTCGGACCGGGTTCTTCTGGGATCGCGACCAGGCCCGGGCCCATCTCGAAGCGCTGCGCGAGAGCGAAGGATTCGACGGGTTCGTCACGCAGGCGAACCTTGCCGTCACATCGTTCGGCGAGGACTTCGATATCGTCACCACGCCGAACGATCTCTGGTTCCGGTCGGGGACGGCCCTGCGCCCGCTGTATCACTTCGACACGGATGCGGTGGCGGCAACGTGCTCGGCGGTCGCGATCTGTCCGGCCGGCCGGGCCATCGCCTTCGCCTGCGACAACAAGATCCTCAGGATCGATCTGCAGGACGACTCGGTGACGGTACTGAAACAGGGCCAGGACGAAGACGCATTGTTCAAGAGCCTCCTGGCCTGGTCGCCCGACGGACGGCACCTCGCCTACCTCGACAGGGCCGGGTGGGAGCTGCCGAGCAGGCTCCGGATCATGCGATCCGATGGAAGCGGCGATCGCTGTCTGGCGGGCGATGCCAGCGGGCGGACGCGCGTCAAGAGCCTGCAATGGCATCCACGCAAAGAGGAGCTGTTCTACGTGAGCGGCCCGACGCACGGGACCGTCTCGGTCGGGGGCAGCCTGTACCGGGTGGACCTTCACGGACGCCGAAAGGTTATAGCGCCGGCCAGCGCGACCGACCGGACGGAGGTCCATGGCGACTTCCACATCGCCGACGACGAGATCCACTACCGGCTGGCGCACTTCGACCGCGATTACCAGGCGATCGAGTACACGATGCACAGAGCCCCTCTCGACCCGTAG
- a CDS encoding fumarylacetoacetate hydrolase family protein, whose amino-acid sequence MKLVTYRRNGVVSCGIATDRGVVDIPLAWPDRDAPQSVMDILRRGSACLDVLARLPETTEAVPLDTVTLLAPLPEPGKLLALAGNYAEHIKEASQSRGFELGLSDSPRWTTVPRPFLMPANVVCGPGETIPWPVYSRQIDYELELAVVIASKAKCVPADRALDCIAGYMIANDVSARSVTFKEGRGKRPWDEFYDWLGGKWADGFLPTGPYLVTKDEVTDVQNLHMVLKVNGQVRQDANSSQMIYPVADIVSFLSHLMTLEPGDVICTGTPSGVAIATGNFLQAGDVIEGAIDGLGTLTNTLGPRPETFYEPLKR is encoded by the coding sequence ATGAAGCTGGTGACATATCGACGCAACGGGGTGGTTTCGTGCGGCATCGCGACGGATCGCGGCGTCGTGGATATCCCATTGGCCTGGCCCGACCGGGATGCCCCGCAGAGCGTCATGGACATTCTCCGGCGAGGTTCGGCCTGCCTGGACGTTCTGGCACGACTGCCCGAAACGACGGAAGCGGTCCCGCTGGACACGGTGACACTTCTGGCCCCCCTGCCGGAGCCAGGCAAGCTCCTGGCCCTGGCCGGCAACTACGCCGAGCACATCAAGGAGGCATCGCAGAGCCGGGGGTTCGAACTGGGACTGTCCGATTCGCCCCGCTGGACCACCGTGCCGCGACCGTTCCTGATGCCGGCCAACGTGGTCTGCGGACCGGGCGAGACGATCCCCTGGCCCGTCTACAGCCGCCAGATCGACTACGAGCTCGAGCTGGCCGTTGTTATCGCAAGCAAGGCGAAGTGCGTGCCGGCCGATCGCGCCCTGGACTGCATCGCAGGCTACATGATCGCCAACGACGTCTCGGCCCGGAGCGTGACCTTCAAGGAAGGCCGAGGCAAGCGGCCGTGGGACGAGTTCTACGACTGGCTCGGCGGCAAGTGGGCCGACGGCTTCCTGCCCACCGGCCCGTACCTGGTCACGAAGGATGAGGTCACCGACGTCCAGAACCTGCACATGGTGCTGAAGGTCAACGGGCAGGTCCGCCAAGACGCCAATTCCTCGCAGATGATCTACCCCGTCGCGGACATCGTATCGTTCCTGAGCCACCTGATGACGCTGGAGCCGGGCGACGTGATTTGCACCGGCACCCCGTCCGGCGTGGCCATAGCCACCGGCAACTTCCTCCAGGCCGGCGACGTGATCGAAGGCGCTATCGACGGGCTCGGGACCCTCACCAACACGCTGGGCCCGCGTCCCGAGACGTTCTACGAGCCGCTGAAGCGGTAG
- a CDS encoding YkgJ family cysteine cluster protein — MQSPETVNPCITCGACCATYRASFYWAEADDRPGGTVPVEVTEKLNDFRRVMRGTNQKNPRCIALLGEIGKSVGCSIYELRSSVCRDFDVSWIHGVRNERCDQARIAWGLEPLPAPCMAPETSPDDPQHTAPPNRPPLPRAA; from the coding sequence ATGCAGTCGCCGGAGACGGTCAATCCCTGCATCACCTGCGGGGCATGCTGTGCAACCTATCGCGCATCGTTTTACTGGGCCGAGGCTGACGACCGCCCCGGCGGGACCGTGCCCGTTGAGGTGACCGAGAAGCTCAACGACTTCCGCCGCGTCATGCGCGGCACGAACCAGAAGAATCCGCGTTGCATCGCCCTGCTCGGCGAGATCGGCAAAAGCGTCGGGTGCAGCATCTACGAACTGCGTTCGTCGGTCTGTCGGGACTTCGACGTCTCCTGGATCCACGGCGTTCGCAACGAGCGGTGCGACCAGGCCCGCATCGCCTGGGGCCTCGAACCGCTGCCGGCCCCATGCATGGCTCCCGAAACCAGTCCGGACGATCCCCAGCACACCGCGCCGCCGAACCGGCCCCCGCTGCCCCGCGCCGCCTGA
- a CDS encoding glycoside hydrolase family 2 protein codes for MRDISRTIPAIAVILAMVVCGIWGNPARAQDIPLPEHPRPNFERPLWINLNGPWQLGFDKEDAGLANNWSSGKTEFPLSIMVPFPWGSDLSGVEDQADIAWYKRTIRVPADWKANRVFVVVGACDWRTAGWLDGQKVGSFQGGYTPFEFELTDHVKWGQDQTLVLRVDDTPHPFKLEGKQGYGQAKGIWQTIYLEARPKVALETVHFLPDIDAGKVTVKATLSQPAPDAMRLAIQFKPEDRASGAAQTTVAKGRQEIEFDVPIKPMRLWSLEDPYLYEVKAVLSGQGAEDVVSTYFGMRKISVVNLPGTDYPYIALNNKPVYLKMSLDQAYHPEGFYTFPSDAFMRDEILRSRQIGLNGQRIHVKIGIPRKLYWADKLGMLIMADVPNSWGQPDADMRNEIEVALRGMIKRDFNHPCIFSWVPFNETWGLRTGDKGYTPETQEWVASVVRLAKRLDPTRLVEDNSPCNHDHVLTDINSWHAYLPGYEWTEHLAQVTRDTYEGSTWNYIGGRKQGREPLFNSECGNVWGYEGSTGDVDWSWDYHLMMDAFRRHPKVCGWLYTEHHDVINEWNGYWRFDRSEKFTGMEELMPGMSLRDLHSDFYVALSEELCQEVKPGSSLEVPLYVSFLTDAQAGQALTLRASLRGWDSLGRERSFGRIQRRNIPYRAWMCGAIDPLEVTMPDEPAVAVLAVQIEDRAGVVLARNFTTFAVRDGAQPRQETLTQRNRTMKVVRFAPKSFSKAEWPVKQWNVFDGLKVNGAGAGYFEYRIPWPQGLDVGDVETASFRAEISAKQLFGKDKEGAGKQEGDFMRGRGTHDPSLNPNAYPMTDETPSPSAVRIRIAGEAIATIDLPDDPADHRGILSWHAQKRDGKLNEAGSYGYLVTAQIPGPVLRKAAREGTIVIRLETDEAIAGGIAIYGEQFGRYPLDPTLAFVMK; via the coding sequence ATGAGAGACATCAGCCGAACGATACCTGCGATCGCCGTCATTCTTGCGATGGTTGTGTGTGGCATCTGGGGTAATCCTGCAAGGGCTCAGGACATCCCGCTGCCGGAGCATCCGCGGCCCAACTTCGAGCGGCCGCTGTGGATCAATCTGAACGGCCCGTGGCAGTTGGGCTTCGACAAGGAGGACGCGGGACTGGCCAACAACTGGTCGTCCGGCAAGACGGAATTTCCGCTGTCGATCATGGTCCCGTTCCCGTGGGGCTCGGATCTGTCCGGCGTGGAGGACCAGGCCGACATCGCCTGGTACAAACGGACGATCCGCGTGCCCGCCGACTGGAAGGCCAATCGGGTCTTCGTGGTGGTCGGCGCCTGCGACTGGCGAACGGCCGGCTGGCTCGACGGCCAGAAGGTCGGCAGCTTCCAGGGCGGGTACACACCGTTCGAGTTCGAGCTGACCGACCACGTCAAGTGGGGTCAGGACCAAACCCTCGTGCTGCGTGTCGACGATACGCCGCATCCGTTCAAGCTGGAAGGCAAGCAGGGCTACGGCCAGGCCAAGGGCATCTGGCAGACGATCTACCTGGAGGCCCGGCCCAAGGTCGCGCTGGAAACGGTGCACTTTCTGCCGGACATCGACGCGGGCAAGGTCACCGTCAAGGCCACGCTGAGCCAGCCGGCGCCCGACGCGATGCGTCTGGCGATCCAGTTCAAGCCGGAGGACCGAGCCAGCGGCGCCGCACAGACGACCGTCGCCAAGGGACGCCAGGAGATCGAGTTCGACGTGCCCATCAAACCGATGCGGCTCTGGTCGCTCGAAGACCCGTACCTCTACGAGGTCAAGGCCGTCCTGTCGGGCCAGGGGGCCGAAGACGTCGTCTCGACCTACTTCGGGATGCGAAAGATCAGCGTCGTCAACCTGCCCGGAACGGACTATCCCTACATCGCGCTGAACAACAAGCCCGTCTACCTGAAGATGTCGCTCGACCAGGCGTATCACCCCGAAGGCTTCTACACGTTCCCCAGCGACGCGTTCATGCGTGACGAGATCCTGCGGTCGCGCCAGATCGGTCTCAACGGCCAGCGCATCCACGTCAAGATCGGCATCCCGCGCAAGCTCTACTGGGCCGACAAGCTGGGCATGCTGATCATGGCGGACGTGCCCAACAGTTGGGGCCAGCCCGACGCGGACATGCGCAACGAAATCGAGGTCGCCCTTCGCGGGATGATTAAGCGCGACTTCAACCATCCGTGCATCTTCAGTTGGGTCCCGTTCAACGAGACATGGGGGCTGCGCACAGGGGACAAAGGCTACACACCCGAAACACAGGAGTGGGTCGCCTCGGTGGTACGGCTGGCCAAGCGGCTCGACCCGACGCGGCTGGTGGAAGACAACTCGCCCTGCAACCATGACCACGTCCTGACGGACATCAATAGCTGGCACGCCTATTTACCCGGCTACGAGTGGACCGAACACCTGGCCCAGGTCACGCGCGACACCTACGAGGGCTCGACGTGGAACTACATCGGCGGGCGCAAGCAGGGCAGGGAGCCTCTGTTCAACAGCGAATGCGGCAACGTCTGGGGCTATGAAGGCAGCACGGGCGATGTGGACTGGAGTTGGGACTACCATCTCATGATGGATGCGTTCCGGCGGCACCCGAAAGTCTGCGGCTGGCTCTACACCGAACACCACGACGTGATCAACGAATGGAACGGATACTGGCGTTTCGATCGCTCCGAGAAATTCACCGGGATGGAGGAGCTGATGCCCGGCATGAGCCTGCGCGATCTGCACAGCGATTTCTACGTCGCCCTGAGCGAAGAGCTGTGCCAGGAAGTCAAGCCGGGTTCGAGCCTGGAGGTCCCGCTGTACGTCTCGTTCCTCACCGACGCGCAGGCGGGCCAGGCCCTGACCCTGCGAGCCAGCCTGCGGGGCTGGGACAGCCTGGGCCGCGAGCGCAGCTTCGGCCGTATCCAACGGCGCAACATCCCGTACCGCGCGTGGATGTGCGGGGCCATCGATCCGCTCGAAGTGACGATGCCCGATGAGCCGGCGGTGGCCGTGCTGGCCGTGCAGATCGAAGACCGCGCCGGCGTCGTGCTCGCAAGGAACTTCACCACATTCGCCGTGCGCGACGGGGCGCAGCCGCGACAGGAGACGCTCACCCAGCGCAATCGCACGATGAAGGTCGTGCGCTTCGCGCCCAAGAGCTTTTCGAAGGCCGAATGGCCCGTCAAGCAATGGAACGTATTCGACGGGCTCAAGGTCAACGGAGCCGGAGCGGGCTACTTCGAATACCGCATCCCCTGGCCCCAGGGGCTTGATGTCGGCGACGTCGAGACCGCCAGCTTCCGGGCCGAGATCTCGGCCAAGCAGCTCTTCGGCAAGGACAAGGAAGGCGCCGGCAAGCAGGAAGGCGACTTCATGCGAGGCAGAGGAACGCACGACCCCAGCCTGAACCCCAACGCCTACCCGATGACCGACGAGACCCCGTCTCCCAGTGCGGTCCGCATCCGAATCGCCGGCGAAGCGATCGCCACGATCGACCTGCCCGACGATCCGGCCGACCATCGCGGGATTCTGTCCTGGCATGCGCAGAAACGCGACGGCAAGCTCAACGAGGCCGGCTCCTACGGGTACCTCGTCACCGCCCAGATCCCGGGGCCGGTCCTCCGAAAGGCTGCCCGCGAGGGTACGATCGTGATCCGCCTGGAGACCGATGAGGCCATCGCCGGCGGCATCGCCATCTACGGCGAGCAGTTCGGCCGCTACCCACTGGACCCGACCCTGGCCTTCGTAATGAAGTAG
- a CDS encoding MarC family protein — MSAEAFVQTSLYFLALINPASKVFLLSSMDPPCRRPELLRIAVTATSVALVILLVLSGIGHFLLHEVFRVEMYSLQVAGGIILFIIGLTAVRRGRFYEQDLHGAKDISIVPLAAPLIAGPGTITAAISFAATQGVAITALSLTTALAVNFLVMLMSLWIGRILERFHAFGPLIRITGLIVTAVAVQMTLSGLSQWLGPILSPAPAE; from the coding sequence ATGAGCGCGGAGGCATTCGTACAGACGTCGCTGTACTTTCTGGCGCTGATCAATCCTGCCAGCAAGGTGTTCCTTCTGTCGTCGATGGACCCTCCATGCCGGCGCCCCGAACTGCTGAGAATCGCGGTGACGGCAACGTCGGTGGCGTTGGTGATCCTGTTGGTGCTCTCCGGCATCGGTCATTTCCTGCTGCATGAAGTGTTTCGCGTCGAGATGTACTCCTTGCAGGTGGCCGGGGGCATCATCCTGTTCATCATCGGCTTGACGGCGGTCCGACGGGGTCGCTTCTACGAGCAGGACCTGCATGGGGCCAAGGACATCTCGATCGTTCCATTGGCAGCGCCGTTGATCGCCGGTCCCGGCACGATCACAGCCGCTATCTCATTTGCGGCGACACAGGGGGTGGCGATCACGGCGCTGTCCTTGACGACGGCGCTGGCCGTCAATTTTCTGGTCATGCTGATGTCGCTGTGGATCGGTCGGATTCTCGAACGGTTTCATGCGTTCGGTCCACTGATCCGCATCACGGGTCTGATCGTCACGGCGGTGGCGGTGCAGATGACGCTTTCCGGCCTGTCCCAATGGCTCGGCCCCATCCTGTCGCCTGCACCGGCAGAATAG